The Amycolatopsis mongoliensis genome includes a window with the following:
- a CDS encoding SDR family oxidoreductase, whose amino-acid sequence MTVHGRRALVTAGSSGLGTAIATSLRSGGAEVFITGTGPHTGEVAREIGAAGWAIADFTQPGAAAAAAAAARETLGDIDILVSNTGGTRAATASELSAHDWDSAYRLVLDSAISLTSTVLPAMSAAGWGRLIYVTSVGVVKPLPLLHLSNVMRAGVAALARSLAAEVAPHGVTTHVIAPAHIDTPRRRSLAAARAAAAGVPTEELERRQLASELPVGRWGHPEEIGELVAHLCAEYSGFQTGQTHVVDGGMTST is encoded by the coding sequence ATGACGGTGCATGGCCGCCGGGCGCTGGTGACCGCCGGGTCGAGCGGGCTCGGCACGGCGATCGCGACGTCGCTGCGGTCCGGCGGCGCCGAAGTCTTCATCACGGGAACCGGACCGCACACCGGCGAGGTGGCCCGGGAGATCGGCGCGGCGGGCTGGGCGATCGCGGACTTCACCCAGCCCGGCGCCGCGGCCGCGGCGGCCGCCGCCGCGCGCGAAACGCTCGGGGACATCGACATCCTGGTGTCCAACACCGGCGGCACCCGCGCGGCGACAGCGTCCGAACTCTCGGCGCACGACTGGGATTCGGCCTACCGGCTCGTGCTGGACAGCGCGATCTCGCTGACCAGCACGGTGTTGCCGGCGATGTCCGCGGCCGGGTGGGGCCGGCTGATCTACGTCACCTCGGTCGGCGTGGTGAAACCGTTGCCGCTGTTGCACCTTTCCAACGTGATGCGAGCGGGAGTGGCCGCGCTCGCGCGGTCGCTGGCGGCCGAGGTGGCGCCGCACGGCGTCACCACGCACGTCATCGCCCCCGCGCACATCGACACGCCCCGGCGGCGTTCGCTCGCCGCGGCGCGCGCGGCCGCCGCGGGGGTGCCGACCGAGGAACTGGAGCGACGGCAGCTCGCGAGCGAACTGCCCGTCGGCCGGTGGGGCCACCCCGAGGAGATCGGCGAGCTCGTGGCCCATCTCTGTGCGGAGTACTCGGGGTTCCAGACCGGGCAGACCCACGTCGTCGACGGCGGGATGACCTCGACCTGA